A DNA window from Lujinxingia litoralis contains the following coding sequences:
- the fni gene encoding type 2 isopentenyl-diphosphate Delta-isomerase, protein MSTPTISDRKRDHLELCADQDVEARAKTNLLDAVELFHSSLPEVDVDAIDLSVEFLGRQLQAPLLITGMTGGAPEAERINRELALVAQEMGLAFGVGSQRAMARDRALLSTYQVRDVAPDICLLGNIGAVQVAAMSTDEVEDLVGSIGADALCVHLNPGQELIQPEGDRDFRGCIDAIARLVEELSVPVIAKETGCGLSPGTLNTLQKIGVGTVDTSGAGGTTWIGVEAMRAPADQQTLGELFWDWGVPTAASIVYARRRDLQVIGSGGLRTGYDAARAIALGADIAGMALPWLRACYHEGAEGARAFGAHCTSALRTTMALTGSATLDELRQAPRMIGPRLERWLAADTCR, encoded by the coding sequence ATGAGCACCCCGACGATCTCCGACCGAAAACGCGACCACCTGGAGCTCTGTGCCGACCAGGACGTGGAGGCGCGCGCCAAGACCAACCTGCTTGACGCCGTGGAGCTCTTTCATAGCTCGCTGCCCGAGGTCGACGTCGACGCCATCGATCTGAGCGTGGAGTTTCTCGGGCGGCAGCTTCAGGCCCCGCTGCTGATCACCGGGATGACCGGCGGAGCGCCGGAGGCCGAGCGCATCAACCGCGAGCTGGCACTGGTCGCCCAGGAGATGGGGCTGGCCTTTGGCGTCGGAAGCCAACGGGCCATGGCCCGCGACCGCGCGCTGCTCAGCACCTACCAGGTACGCGACGTTGCCCCGGACATCTGCCTGCTGGGCAACATCGGCGCCGTACAGGTCGCGGCCATGTCCACCGACGAAGTCGAAGATCTGGTGGGAAGCATCGGCGCCGACGCGCTCTGCGTGCATCTGAACCCGGGCCAGGAGTTGATTCAGCCCGAAGGCGATCGCGATTTCCGTGGGTGCATCGACGCCATCGCTCGCCTTGTCGAAGAGCTCTCGGTGCCGGTCATCGCCAAAGAGACCGGGTGCGGGCTCTCCCCGGGGACCCTCAACACACTGCAGAAGATCGGAGTGGGCACCGTCGACACCTCCGGCGCCGGCGGCACCACCTGGATCGGGGTCGAAGCGATGCGCGCGCCCGCCGATCAGCAAACCCTGGGAGAACTTTTTTGGGACTGGGGAGTGCCGACGGCGGCGTCGATCGTGTACGCCCGGCGGCGTGATTTGCAGGTGATCGGCTCCGGCGGGTTGCGCACCGGCTACGATGCCGCCCGGGCCATTGCGCTGGGCGCCGACATCGCCGGGATGGCGTTGCCCTGGTTGCGTGCTTGCTACCATGAGGGCGCCGAAGGCGCGCGCGCCTTCGGCGCGCACTGCACCTCGGCGCTGCGCACCACGATGGCGCTCACCGGCTCCGCCACCCTCGACGAACTCCGCCAGGCTCCACGCATGATCGGCCCTCGCCTGGAACGCTGGCTGGCTGCCGACACCTGTCGCTAA
- a CDS encoding efflux RND transporter permease subunit, which translates to MAIESSNSTWTARLIEGALRQRLIVVLLTLAVIVWGVFVSPIDVGWEGEGDPVPVDAIPDLGENQQIVFTEWPGRSPQDIEDQITYPLTTALLGVPGVETIRSSSMFGFSSIYVIFEEDAEYYWTRARLVERLASLPGGLLPEGVAPQLGPDATALGQVFWYTLEGRTPEGEPAGGWSLEELRTLQDFTVRYALSSAPGVAEVASIGGHVREYQVEVDPARLRAYDVTLAQVANAVRQSNSEVGARTTEINGVEYLIRGVGYVENLEDIEAAPVVTRDSVTVTVGEVARVTSGPGIRRGALTRGGVEAVGGVVTARYGANPKQVVDQVKASIDEVQRALPRRTLEDGTVSQVTIVPFYDRSELIERTLGTLSLALYQQILITVLVVMLMMLHLRAGLLVSSLLPLAVLMTFVAMKYTGVDANVVALAGIAIAIGTMVDMGIVMTENIAQHLDDAPEGEDRLRVIGRGASEVAPAILTAITTTVVSFLPVFMLTGQEGKLFTPLAFTKTYALVASLIIALFVIPTAASWVLGVRARSLRSRFILGLAAAVGALAVAIWAHVGVGLALLLSALAWLVDDMLDAKKVWRDTREHRWARRALRWAGLVAVVVVVSWLLATSWMPLGAGKGMAPNLIVVLAVVGWVLGSFMLFRVAYPTMLRWILAHKGLFLALPAMVVVLGLTIWLGFAATFGWLPDGAQRSAPGQWMHHAFPGLEREFMPDLDEGTFLYMPSTMPHGSLGEARDMLQSLDLLFETVPEVEYSVGKLGRAESALDPAPVAMVETIIEYKPEYRLDAQGRRLRFKVDGQGEFVRDEQGELIEDPDGRPFRQWRDEIRRPEDIWDELVDVARHVPGLTTAPLLQPISTRLVMLQSGIRAPMAVRLQGDELEDLADAALKIQEILREHPLVNQGAVNADRPVGKPYLVIEPERRELTRYGVSMEAFQQVVEAAIGGASVGQTVEGRERFAMRVRYPRELRDDPQTISRILVATPSGAQVPLGQLASIRYERGPEMIRSENSALVAYVMFDAAEGTSEVSVVESVRARLDDLQASGELELAEGVRLSFAGSYENSLRAEARLRILVPLILLIIALLIYLQFRSLWTALTIFSGIAVAFGGGFMLIWLYGQSWFLDVSIFGASLREIFQIEPMNLSVAVWVGFIALFGIAADDGVVMATYLKQRFDEGKSGTVDEVRERVVEAGLRRIRPCLMTTATTVLALLPVLTSYGTGADVMIPMAVPAVGGMTIALLTLFVVPTLYCAVEEGRLRLQDLNAAPEDGDVVPASMSVEDELTD; encoded by the coding sequence ATGGCCATTGAGTCCTCGAATTCGACGTGGACAGCGCGCCTGATTGAGGGTGCGCTTCGTCAGCGCCTCATCGTGGTGTTGCTCACGCTGGCGGTCATCGTCTGGGGCGTCTTTGTCTCACCGATCGATGTGGGCTGGGAAGGGGAGGGCGATCCGGTACCGGTCGATGCCATTCCGGACCTGGGTGAGAACCAGCAGATTGTGTTCACCGAGTGGCCCGGCCGCTCCCCTCAAGACATCGAAGATCAGATCACCTACCCGCTCACCACCGCGTTGCTGGGGGTCCCCGGGGTGGAGACGATTCGCAGCTCCAGCATGTTTGGGTTCTCCTCCATTTACGTGATCTTTGAGGAGGACGCCGAGTACTACTGGACGCGAGCGCGCCTGGTCGAGCGATTGGCCAGCCTGCCCGGGGGGCTGCTCCCCGAGGGCGTCGCGCCGCAGCTGGGGCCCGATGCCACGGCCCTGGGCCAGGTCTTCTGGTACACGCTGGAGGGGCGCACCCCCGAGGGAGAGCCGGCCGGCGGATGGAGTTTAGAGGAGCTGCGCACGCTTCAAGACTTTACCGTGCGCTACGCCCTCTCCAGCGCGCCCGGCGTGGCTGAGGTGGCCTCGATTGGCGGGCATGTACGGGAGTATCAGGTCGAGGTCGATCCGGCCCGGCTTCGCGCCTACGACGTCACGCTGGCTCAGGTGGCCAACGCGGTGCGCCAGTCCAACTCCGAGGTCGGCGCGCGCACCACCGAGATCAACGGCGTGGAGTACCTTATCCGGGGCGTGGGATACGTTGAGAACCTCGAAGATATCGAAGCGGCGCCGGTCGTCACCCGCGACTCGGTTACGGTGACCGTCGGCGAGGTCGCCCGGGTGACCAGCGGGCCCGGCATTCGCCGCGGGGCGCTGACCCGCGGCGGTGTCGAGGCGGTCGGCGGCGTGGTCACCGCCCGCTACGGCGCCAACCCCAAGCAGGTCGTGGACCAGGTGAAAGCGTCCATCGATGAGGTGCAGCGCGCGCTTCCGCGACGCACGCTCGAAGACGGCACCGTCTCTCAGGTCACGATCGTGCCTTTCTACGACCGCTCCGAGCTCATTGAACGCACTCTGGGAACGTTGAGCCTGGCGCTTTATCAGCAGATCCTGATCACGGTTCTGGTGGTCATGTTGATGATGCTGCATCTGCGTGCCGGGTTGCTCGTTTCCTCGCTCTTGCCGCTGGCAGTGCTGATGACCTTTGTGGCCATGAAGTACACCGGCGTAGATGCCAACGTGGTGGCGCTGGCCGGCATCGCGATCGCCATCGGTACGATGGTGGATATGGGCATCGTGATGACCGAGAACATCGCTCAGCATCTCGATGACGCTCCCGAAGGCGAGGACCGTCTGCGCGTGATCGGACGCGGGGCCTCGGAGGTGGCGCCGGCCATTCTTACCGCGATCACGACCACCGTGGTGAGCTTCCTGCCGGTATTCATGCTCACCGGCCAGGAGGGCAAGCTCTTTACGCCGCTGGCGTTCACCAAGACCTACGCGTTGGTGGCCAGCCTGATCATCGCGCTCTTTGTAATTCCGACAGCGGCCAGCTGGGTGTTGGGCGTGCGCGCGCGCTCGCTACGCTCGCGCTTTATTCTCGGGCTGGCGGCCGCCGTCGGCGCGCTGGCCGTGGCCATCTGGGCGCATGTGGGCGTGGGGCTGGCGCTGCTCCTCTCGGCGCTGGCCTGGCTCGTCGACGATATGCTCGACGCCAAAAAGGTCTGGCGAGATACCCGGGAGCACCGCTGGGCGCGCCGTGCGCTGCGTTGGGCGGGGCTGGTGGCTGTGGTGGTCGTGGTGAGCTGGCTTCTGGCCACGTCCTGGATGCCCCTGGGAGCCGGGAAGGGGATGGCTCCCAACCTGATTGTGGTGCTGGCCGTGGTCGGCTGGGTGTTGGGTTCCTTTATGCTCTTTCGGGTGGCCTACCCCACGATGCTGCGTTGGATCCTGGCGCATAAGGGCCTTTTCCTGGCGCTGCCGGCGATGGTGGTGGTGCTGGGGCTGACGATCTGGTTGGGATTTGCCGCGACCTTTGGCTGGCTGCCCGATGGGGCGCAGCGCAGCGCGCCCGGTCAGTGGATGCATCACGCGTTTCCCGGATTGGAGCGCGAGTTCATGCCCGACCTCGATGAGGGCACCTTTCTCTACATGCCCTCGACCATGCCGCATGGCTCACTTGGCGAGGCTCGCGACATGCTCCAGAGCCTGGACCTGCTCTTTGAGACGGTGCCTGAGGTGGAGTACTCGGTGGGCAAGCTCGGACGTGCCGAGAGCGCGCTGGACCCGGCGCCGGTGGCGATGGTCGAGACGATCATCGAGTACAAGCCCGAGTATCGCCTCGATGCTCAGGGGCGGCGCCTGCGCTTTAAGGTCGACGGCCAGGGCGAGTTTGTGCGCGATGAGCAGGGAGAACTGATCGAAGACCCCGATGGGCGTCCCTTCCGGCAGTGGCGCGATGAGATCCGGCGTCCCGAAGATATCTGGGACGAACTTGTGGACGTCGCCCGGCACGTGCCCGGGTTGACCACGGCCCCCTTGCTCCAACCGATCAGCACTCGCCTGGTGATGTTGCAAAGTGGCATTCGCGCGCCGATGGCGGTGCGACTTCAGGGCGATGAACTCGAAGATCTGGCCGACGCGGCGCTCAAGATTCAGGAGATTCTGCGCGAGCACCCCCTGGTCAACCAGGGCGCCGTCAACGCCGACCGCCCGGTGGGCAAACCCTACCTGGTGATTGAGCCCGAACGGCGCGAACTCACCCGCTACGGCGTTTCCATGGAGGCGTTTCAGCAGGTCGTCGAGGCCGCCATCGGCGGGGCCAGCGTGGGGCAGACGGTCGAGGGGCGAGAGCGCTTCGCGATGCGGGTGCGCTACCCTCGTGAGTTGAGGGACGATCCGCAGACCATCTCCCGGATTCTGGTCGCCACGCCCTCCGGCGCACAGGTGCCGCTGGGGCAGCTTGCCAGCATTCGCTATGAGCGCGGTCCGGAGATGATCCGCAGTGAGAACTCAGCGCTGGTGGCCTATGTCATGTTCGACGCCGCCGAAGGTACCAGTGAGGTCAGTGTGGTTGAGAGCGTGCGGGCTCGCCTCGACGATTTGCAGGCCTCCGGTGAGCTGGAGCTCGCCGAAGGCGTGCGTCTGAGCTTCGCCGGCAGTTATGAGAACTCGTTGCGTGCCGAGGCGCGTCTCCGCATCCTGGTGCCGCTGATTCTGTTGATCATCGCGCTCTTGATCTACCTGCAGTTTCGTTCTCTGTGGACGGCGCTGACCATCTTCAGCGGCATCGCCGTGGCCTTTGGGGGCGGGTTTATGCTGATCTGGCTCTACGGTCAGAGCTGGTTTTTGGACGTGTCGATCTTCGGGGCGTCGCTGCGCGAGATCTTCCAGATCGAGCCCATGAACCTGAGTGTGGCCGTGTGGGTGGGCTTTATCGCGCTCTTTGGTATCGCCGCCGACGACGGTGTGGTCATGGCGACCTACCTCAAGCAGCGTTTTGATGAGGGTAAGAGTGGCACCGTCGACGAGGTGCGCGAGCGTGTGGTGGAGGCCGGGCTGCGTCGCATTCGTCCCTGCCTGATGACCACGGCCACCACGGTTCTGGCGTTGCTCCCGGTACTCACCAGCTATGGGACCGGCGCCGATGTCATGATTCCCATGGCGGTGCCGGCCGTGGGCGGCATGACGATCGCGCTCTTGACGCTCTTTGTGGTCCCGACGCTCTACTGTGCGGTTGAAGAGGGTCGCTTGCGTCTGCAAGACCTGAACGCAGCGCCGGAAGACGGCGACGTGGTTCCGGCCTCGATGAGTGTCGAAGATGAGCTGACGGACTGA
- a CDS encoding serine/threonine-protein kinase: MERPLLFGKYTLLERVSVGGMAEVFRAKPLGAPDPNRYFALKRILPHLAEDEDFIKMFVDEARLTVQLRHPNVVQNYELGKFQSSFYILMEFVAGQDLLALQKLVRRQNTILSVDMACHILHEIARGLDYVHRKTDENGNPLNIIHRDISPQNVLVSWDGQVKVIDFGIAKAASQSTRTQVGVLKGKFGYMSPEQVRGQSIDHRSDIFAMGTLFWELLTNQRLFRGEGQFETLKLIRDPQIESPRVYNPKIPAEVEAIVLRALAGEREERYQWASELADDLAGYLTQLKPPYHRSQLTTWMRSAFAEDYDDEKLKREIYRKVNSADDVRRLFAESYGPGGDDSDAELGEATQIWDVDEAPEEDVDIDAFVANHTVVQAGGLDFADADLWAEAPDTIDETRDDVEARIGEALAAEGTGQTAASPTPQRAGRFEAEATDVTGVANPQRALAAIQSTHTREAPGLQAPPPPAASTGLDAGTRRRIVLAFVSVLLVAGLGSAALYMLLQQPAEVAAPATATLQIQARPAQGVSIWIDGVERAQGAPAILGDLAAGTYAVEVRHPEHEPWISSVELEPGASTELLADLSAEVEVTLSWPALEGVQVFVDGQPVSTRERTEATLALARGRRLLEAIAPGYRPFSRYVGLEVGGDATFALELEPADRLLIAGESADEVMLNGRSYGTPPVVLTDLNPRRIYQLKWGAFESAIGFPEMGLGTLEQDSIGELPVRSEEDFGWLSVSSGEDWWELYLNGVPTGLVTPIEGDGRIPVAAGAYTLSFRRGDRQVDFGIEVLAGEGTGFRRDIRFEP, from the coding sequence TTGGAACGCCCCCTCCTCTTTGGCAAATACACGCTGCTGGAGCGCGTCAGTGTTGGGGGGATGGCCGAAGTCTTTCGCGCCAAACCCCTGGGCGCTCCCGACCCCAACCGTTACTTTGCGCTCAAGCGCATCCTGCCGCATCTGGCCGAAGACGAAGACTTCATCAAGATGTTCGTCGATGAGGCCCGGCTCACCGTCCAGCTGCGCCACCCCAACGTGGTGCAGAACTACGAGCTGGGGAAGTTCCAGTCGAGCTTCTACATCCTGATGGAGTTTGTGGCCGGTCAGGACCTGCTCGCACTGCAAAAGCTGGTGCGCCGTCAGAATACGATCCTCTCGGTGGATATGGCCTGTCATATTCTCCACGAGATCGCGCGCGGTCTGGATTACGTGCACCGCAAGACCGACGAGAACGGAAACCCGCTCAACATCATTCACCGGGATATCAGCCCCCAGAACGTGCTGGTGAGCTGGGACGGGCAGGTCAAGGTCATCGACTTTGGTATCGCCAAGGCCGCCTCGCAGAGCACGCGCACCCAGGTGGGCGTGCTCAAGGGGAAGTTCGGCTACATGAGCCCGGAGCAGGTTCGCGGGCAGAGCATCGACCACCGCAGTGACATCTTTGCGATGGGGACGTTGTTCTGGGAACTTTTGACCAATCAGCGGCTCTTCCGCGGCGAAGGGCAGTTTGAAACTCTGAAGCTGATTCGCGACCCGCAGATCGAGTCGCCGCGGGTGTACAACCCGAAGATTCCGGCAGAGGTCGAGGCGATCGTGCTGCGGGCGTTGGCTGGTGAGCGCGAGGAGCGTTACCAGTGGGCCTCGGAGTTGGCCGACGACCTGGCGGGCTATCTGACGCAGCTCAAGCCCCCGTATCATCGCTCGCAGCTGACCACCTGGATGCGTAGCGCTTTTGCCGAAGATTATGACGACGAGAAGCTCAAGCGCGAGATCTACCGCAAGGTGAACTCCGCCGATGATGTGCGCCGTCTCTTCGCTGAGTCCTACGGCCCGGGCGGCGATGATAGTGACGCGGAGCTGGGGGAAGCCACCCAGATCTGGGATGTTGATGAGGCCCCGGAGGAAGACGTCGACATCGATGCCTTTGTGGCCAACCACACCGTGGTGCAGGCCGGGGGGCTCGATTTTGCCGATGCTGATCTCTGGGCCGAGGCCCCCGATACCATCGATGAGACTCGCGACGACGTGGAAGCACGCATCGGTGAAGCACTGGCCGCCGAAGGTACCGGTCAGACGGCGGCCTCACCGACACCGCAGCGGGCAGGGCGCTTTGAGGCGGAAGCCACCGACGTGACCGGTGTGGCCAATCCACAACGGGCGCTGGCGGCGATTCAGAGCACCCACACCCGGGAGGCCCCCGGGCTTCAGGCGCCGCCACCGCCGGCGGCCAGCACCGGGCTCGATGCCGGCACACGGCGCCGCATTGTTCTGGCCTTTGTCAGCGTGCTTCTCGTTGCCGGGCTGGGCTCGGCCGCGCTCTACATGCTGCTGCAGCAACCGGCCGAGGTAGCGGCGCCGGCCACGGCCACGCTGCAGATCCAGGCCCGGCCGGCTCAGGGGGTATCGATCTGGATCGACGGTGTCGAACGAGCTCAGGGGGCGCCGGCCATCCTTGGAGACCTGGCCGCCGGAACCTACGCGGTGGAGGTGCGGCATCCGGAGCATGAGCCCTGGATCTCGAGCGTAGAGCTTGAGCCGGGCGCATCCACGGAGCTGCTGGCGGATCTCAGTGCCGAGGTCGAAGTCACACTCTCCTGGCCGGCGCTCGAAGGCGTGCAGGTCTTTGTGGATGGTCAGCCTGTGAGCACCCGCGAGCGCACTGAGGCGACCCTGGCGCTGGCCCGCGGGCGTCGACTCCTGGAGGCCATTGCGCCCGGGTACCGACCTTTTAGCCGCTACGTGGGGCTGGAAGTCGGCGGTGATGCGACCTTTGCCCTGGAGTTGGAGCCCGCCGATCGTCTGCTCATCGCCGGCGAGAGCGCCGACGAGGTCATGCTCAACGGGCGCTCCTACGGAACGCCCCCGGTCGTGCTCACCGATCTTAATCCCCGGCGCATCTATCAGTTGAAATGGGGCGCATTTGAGAGCGCGATCGGATTTCCCGAAATGGGGCTGGGGACCCTGGAGCAGGACTCCATTGGCGAGCTCCCGGTGCGCAGCGAAGAAGACTTCGGCTGGCTCAGCGTGAGCAGCGGTGAAGACTGGTGGGAGCTCTACCTCAACGGCGTACCCACCGGCCTGGTCACCCCGATCGAAGGTGACGGGCGCATTCCGGTGGCCGCCGGGGCGTATACCCTGAGCTTCCGCCGTGGCGATCGTCAGGTGGATTTCGGGATTGAGGTTTTGGCCGGGGAGGGGACGGGATTTCGACGCGATATTCGCTTCGAGCCCTGA
- a CDS encoding sigma 54-interacting transcriptional regulator produces MAPYEPYSDQSQPTKIAYLNGAPKTVHIRRAQLIVNPGSEQEQELFFDQNVIKIGALEDNDIVLDDETVSRNHCRIVQEDDHYIVVDQNSTNGTHINGVRIREAFLSPNVILCVGNTNIRFRPIDEEVAVEPSRTERLGNIVGRSVKMREIFDILSKIAPTAATVVIEGETGTGKEVVAQTIHQMSPRKDKPFIVFDCGAVPESLIESELFGHEKGSFTGAIMTRKGLFEMAQGGTIFLDELGELSIDLQPKLLRVLEQREVRRVGSNKPIPINVRVVAATNRSLEDEVREGRFREDLFYRLSVVRLFLPALRERSVDIPLLVEHFLNVLDCNLDFDGERRLTSVQPEALAALMAYEWPGNVRELANAIERACSFAETDMLQLADLPDYIAGQRPRQIDSGPLGEGDQWTQIPAKSELKDQPFKEAKEQWISSFERDYITELLTRHGGNISQAAREADIDRKYFRKLMTKYGIAADEVG; encoded by the coding sequence ATGGCGCCCTACGAGCCCTATTCAGACCAGTCGCAGCCCACCAAGATCGCCTACCTCAACGGCGCTCCGAAAACGGTGCACATCCGCCGCGCCCAGCTCATCGTCAATCCGGGCAGCGAGCAGGAACAAGAGCTCTTCTTCGACCAGAACGTCATCAAAATCGGCGCTCTGGAAGACAATGACATCGTGCTCGACGACGAGACCGTCAGTCGAAACCACTGCCGCATTGTCCAGGAAGATGACCACTACATTGTGGTCGATCAGAACTCGACCAACGGCACTCACATCAACGGGGTACGTATTCGGGAGGCCTTCCTCTCGCCAAACGTCATCCTATGCGTGGGCAACACCAACATCCGCTTTCGCCCCATTGACGAAGAAGTGGCCGTGGAGCCCTCGCGCACCGAGCGCCTGGGCAACATCGTGGGCCGCTCGGTGAAGATGCGCGAAATCTTCGACATCCTCTCCAAAATCGCCCCCACCGCCGCCACCGTGGTCATTGAGGGGGAAACCGGCACGGGCAAAGAGGTTGTCGCGCAGACCATCCACCAGATGAGCCCGCGCAAAGACAAACCTTTCATCGTCTTTGATTGCGGTGCAGTGCCCGAAAGCCTGATTGAGAGCGAGCTCTTCGGTCACGAAAAGGGCAGCTTCACCGGCGCGATCATGACGCGTAAGGGCCTCTTTGAGATGGCCCAGGGCGGCACGATCTTCCTCGACGAGCTGGGGGAACTCTCCATCGACCTGCAGCCCAAGCTCCTGCGTGTGCTGGAGCAACGCGAGGTGCGCCGGGTCGGCTCCAACAAACCCATCCCCATCAACGTGCGTGTGGTCGCCGCGACCAACCGCAGTCTCGAAGATGAAGTGCGCGAGGGGCGTTTTCGCGAGGACCTCTTCTACCGCCTGAGCGTGGTGCGGCTCTTTCTGCCGGCGTTGCGTGAGCGCAGCGTGGACATCCCGCTGCTGGTGGAGCATTTCCTCAACGTGCTCGACTGCAACCTGGACTTTGATGGCGAGCGCCGGCTCACAAGTGTGCAGCCCGAAGCGCTGGCCGCGCTGATGGCCTATGAATGGCCTGGTAATGTGCGAGAGCTGGCCAACGCCATTGAGCGGGCCTGCTCCTTTGCCGAAACCGACATGCTTCAGCTGGCCGACCTCCCCGATTACATCGCCGGGCAACGTCCCCGTCAGATCGACTCCGGGCCGCTCGGTGAAGGCGATCAGTGGACGCAAATCCCGGCCAAATCCGAGCTCAAGGACCAGCCCTTTAAAGAGGCCAAAGAGCAGTGGATTTCCTCGTTTGAGCGCGACTACATCACCGAGCTCCTCACCCGCCACGGGGGCAACATCAGCCAGGCCGCGCGCGAGGCGGATATCGACCGCAAGTACTTCCGCAAGCTGATGACCAAGTACGGCATCGCTGCCGATGAAGTCGGCTAA